GCTGTTCAGGTAGTCGACTATCGTTGTGCCCAGCACGGCAGCGAGGGTCAGGAGCGCAATCGAGATCAGGAGGTACGTGGAGAAAGGACGCCTCTTTGCAGCGGACGGTTGAGTATCCCCGCGAGCTGGACCGCTCATCGCCCCTTCCCTGCTTGATGATCCACCCGGCGGAAAGAAAAACGTTGCGCCTTTATCCGTCTCGGACTCTGCCCCGATGCGGTCGCCGTGCCGCTCGCGAATCCGCTTCACGGCGGCGGGACCGACGCCGGTTCCCTCGTACTCGCGGGGATCGACCCCCTGGAAGGCCCTGAAGCGTTTTCCGGCTACTGCATATCGAACCCGATCCCGTTATCCCGGACGCAGCAGACGGTCCGCCCTTCCGCGGGAGGGGATCCGATCTCGATCTGCGCGACTGTCCGGTTCCGTGTGAACTTCAGGGCGTTGTCGCTAAGATTCAGAAATGCCGGATCATGGGGGAGGATCTGCCTGTATTTCGGGAAGACTGCCAAGGATTGCCTCGACTGTGCGGCTTTCCTGCTCCTGGCACAGGCTGGCCAGCGTCCCGGCGGCACTCGTCTCCATCGATACCGCCTGCCTGTGGGCTCCCTGTCGTCCCATCCGTGCAAAATCGGGAAGCTTGGCGGGGAGATTTCGCCATCCCTTCGACATTCTCCCGAACCTTCCCCGGGCAGATCCGATCGTCGGGGGCGATGGCCGGCGGCTCCTTTACCAGGAGGATCCGCTTGTAGCCGTCGATGGCCCGAAGGGGTGCGCGAAGATCGGGGGAGATGGGGTGGCCGAAAGATTCCAGGTCGCTCACCGCCGATCCCACCTGTGTTGTCCGTGTCCTGTGGTTCACCCACCGCGTCTCGCCGCAACTTGTCCAGATCCGGAACTCACCCGCCGGCAACCGGTCATTTTCGAGCTGGCTCTGCTGGTCCAGAAACCGTGCGCGGTCTTCGGGATGGATGACGAACAGCACACCCCCTGCTTCAACAGCCCCTCATGGGGGATAGCCCGTTATGCGTTCGAGAGATCCCGTGATCCAACCGGGAACGGACCTGCCGTCGGGTCCCGCCTGCAACGCACAGGCATAGTCCGGGATGATGCCTGCGATGCTCCCATGCCGCTCCTCGCTTTTGGTGAGGCGTTCCCGGCTCTCCTCCAGATGCGGACGTGCGATCGAGCCTGCCGACCTTCGTATTGGCGCTCTCCTCGAGCTGGGCGAACTCGCGCCCCCGGTCGGCGGGATCTGGTGCTTATGGTCTCCCTGCGGGATGATCCCGGCATCCCGCACGATCTCGGTGGCGGGGCGCGTGATCTATCGTGATATGACGATGGCACCCGCGGATCCCAGGATCGGTGCCAGGGATGACAATCGTGACATGCGAGAGGATCGATTCGGGAAGGGATCTCTCCAGCGGTGCGGTGTTGTATGCGAGTTCGATGACCCGGGCGGTATCAGAGGCATGGTCGCCAAAGGGGGAGCCGATGGAGAGATACTTGCTCTCCTTTCCAACCCCTCCGATCCCGACGTTCTTCTTCCGGGATATCCCCTCCTGTACGATGGCCGTTGTACTCCCATCCACGGCAGCGGCGGGATCGTCCATCAGTCTCCGCGGGTAGTCGAAAATCCGGATATCGACGAGACAGGGATTGTCGGCAGGGGTCTGGCCGAGCATCTCCCGTCCCCGAATCCTCGATCGTTCCTGCTCGAATACCGGTCCGGCAGGGCCGAACCCGAGGTTTTACGGGTGATCCGGTGTCGGCTGGCAGGCATCCTTGCGGAGGCGGCAGAGGTCTCCACACCCATTCCATCGGGAACAATCCCCCCTCAGGCGGATTCTTTCCAGGTATGTGTACGGGGAGGGGTACTGGCGGAAGGGCGGGCCCCGCCCGGGCTCGAAGGTGGCGAACTCGAGGATGCCGGAGGCGTTGATGATATACAGGTCCACCGTGCATGCGATTCCCGTCTGGCTACGATCGTCTCGTCGATCGGGGCCTTCACCTTCTCCGGGTCCGTCTTTGACGGGCCCCCTCCCCGACTTTTCATGCTCCTTCATGAAGGGGAGAAATCCCTGTTCCCTCCGGCGGTTGAGCGTCGCTCCGTAGGGCAGACAGGCGGAGTCGGTCGGGTGCACGGTATTGACGCCGGTACCCCCGTATGCGCCTCGAACAAGCGGCCCTCCGGCTCGGGGTGACGCTGCGTCGTGATATAGTCGAGCAGCGTGATTCCCGCTGTCACCGCACGCATGAGGGTTAAGATGAATGGACGTTTTTATGGAGAACCCGGGGCTGCTGCCCGTGCTCCCCCGGCGGCCGGGGACGTTCGATGCGGGAGGGCGTCACTGTTCATTTTCATTCCGGTGCATTCACCACGATGTTTGCGCATCGCTTTCTCAGGTCGGGCAAGCCCTTGCCGTCCTTTCGTGCGATGCGTTCATGCGCGTCATCGTGGGGATCGTACCGAAAAAGGAGAGCTGCTTATAAACCTGAATGGTGTATGTTCGTATATGCTCCTCCACCAGGACAGGATCGATACGATTAAAGGCATCCTGAAGAGGAATTCCAAAGGTCTGACAATATCCGAACTGTCGCAGAAGGTGAACCTGAACCGCAACTCGCTTGCGAAGTACCTGGAGATTCTGCTCGTCTCGGGACAGGTGGAGATGGAGTCGTTCGGCACGGCCAAGGTATACTACCTCTCCCGCCGCGTGCCGCTCTCTGCCCTCCTCAAATTCTCAACGGACCTGATCGTCATGCTGGACGGCGATCTCAAGGTCGTGCAGGCGAACGACAACTTTCTGTCGTTCTTCAGTCTGGCCCGGGAAGCGATTCTGGGGGAGGACTATTCGAAGCTGCCTCTCCTGTCGGATCTCCCCCTGCAGACTCTTGCCCGCGACCCGAACGCGGAGGGCGAGATCGTGCGGGAGATCTGCATCCCTCGGGGCGGCGAGGAGGTCTTCTTTCGGGCCAAGATGGTTCCGACCGTCTTCGACGACGGGAGCAAAGGTGTCACTCTGATCGCGGAGAACATCACGCTCCGCAAACAGTACGAGGAGCAGCTGAAGGCGAGCGAGGCTCGGTACAGGGCAATCGTCGAAGATCAGACGGAACTCATCTGCCGCCGCCTGCCGGACGGGACGATCACATTCGTGAACGACGCCTACTGCCGCTACTTCGGTATGAGTGCGGAGAATCTCGTGGGGCACAAGTTCTTTCCCGGCATGCCGCTTACGGATCTGGCGCACCGCACGGAGGCGCACAGGAAGATGTGCCCGGCGGAACCTGTCGTCACGTACGAAGTGCGGCATCCGCGGCCCGGAGGCGAGGTGCGATGGCTGCAGTGGACTGATCGCGCTCTGTACGGCGAAGGGGGGATTCTCCTGGAGATCCAGTCAGTCGGTCGCGACGTGACCGAGCGCAGGCAGGCGGAGCAGGAGCTGCGGATCATGGAGACCGCCATTGCCTCCTCGATCGACGGGATTGCCATCTTCAGCCCCGATGCCGCCCTGACGTACGCGAACCGGGCGTTCCTGGACATATCCGGGTACGCCAGCGTCTCGGATATCGCCGGGAAACACTTCCGGGAGATCTACTCGCACGATCCGGGGCTGGTGGAGAGATTGCGCGAGATCGAGCAGGTCGTGGAGAGGGAGGGGAAATGGGTCGGGAGCATCGATACGATCGACGCAGAGGGTCGCCCCATGAACCTGCACCTCTCCGTCACCCGCGTGCAGGACAGAGAGAACAGAACCCTCTGCTACCTGGCATCCGTTGTGGATGTCACCGAGCAGAAGCATATGGAGGATGCGCTCCGGAGCACCTACGAGAAGCTGCAGGAGTCGATCGAGTTCATGTCCGATCCCACCTTCATCGTGGACCGCGAGAAACGGGTGGTCGCCTGGAACCACGCGATGGAGAGCCTCACCGGGATCGAACGGGAGAAAATTCTGGGGAGAACCGATTACCAGGCGGCTTTTCAGATTTTCGAGGGATCCCGCCCGATACTCGTGGATCTGCTCGATCTGCCGTCCGAGGAGATCGCCCGATCGTACCCCGATGTGCGCCGCTTCGGCGAGAGCATCTTCGTGGAGGCGTTTGTGCCCTCCCTGCATCACGGAAGAGGGGCCTACATCTGGGGCAAGGCCTCCCGCCTCACGGACAGCAACGGCAACTACATCGGGGCGATCGAGTCCATCAGGGATATCTCGGACTGGAAGAGGGCGGAGGAGTCCCTGCGGCAGGTGTACGAGTCATCCCGATCGGCGCTGCCGCGCTGATCCTGCCCGCCATTGCGGGATGGGGGAAGGAAAGAGTCGTCTCCCCCGCGGGATCAGTCGATCGAGATCCGTTTCCCCTGCGCTTCCGCACGTTTCTGGAGGCGGACCTCCAGCACGCCGTTCTTGAAACTCGCCGATGCCCCCTGTTCGGTCACCGGCGAAGGCAGGGTGACCATTCTCGACATCGAGCCGAACGAGCGTTCGCGGAGGAAGTAGCCCTCCCGCTCCTCGTCCCGCTCTCCCCTCCGTTCCGTTTCGATCAGGAGGGTCTGCGGGTCCATGAGACGGATCGAAATGCCTTCCTTCTCCACGCCGGGGAGATCGGCGACCACCAGCACCTCGTTCTCGTGCTCGCGGACGTCGACCTGGAATTCAGGACCCCGCCATGCGGGGAACCCGCCCCATCTCGGCGAGGGGAGCATCCTCGGCCCTGCGCTGCTGAGCTCCTGGAAGCGGCGTTCCATGTCCGCCATCATCGCTTCGAACTCTCGCCAGACAGATTCAAAAGGTTCCCGTCTTCTCCATGCCATGGGATTCACCTTCCATCCATCTCTCGCTACTGCAGCGAATGCTGCATGGTGTCTTTTATGGTACTGGAATTTAATAAACCTGACGCGGGCACGACACCATTCCGCCGGCAGGCGGGGGCGTTCGAGCAGCACGACGCAGCGGGGCGGATGCGGCGCGGATGTCTCCGCCAACGGGGAACCGAAAAAATGGAGTGATTAGAATCTCGGCTTTCTGTGCTTGGGAAGGCATTCGCGACAGTATACGGGTCTGCCTTCGGTGGGCTTGAAAGGAACTTCACACTCTGCTCCGCAGTCAGAGCAGATCACTTTGTGCATCTCTCGCGGACCGAAACTTCTCGGGCCGCCAAAACTTCTACGACTTTCCATTATATTCTCTCATGCAGATGTTGCACTGCCTGTATCTATACGGGAGCTGAGGTGATAAAGGTACCCTGCCGCGGGATGGATTCGGGGGGAGGGCACCGACACTCCCGCCCGCGGTGGAGCGCCCCGATGCGGGAGGGCTGCCGCATCCGTCCAGCGGAGCGCAGCGAACCGTGCGGCAGATGGGCGGCGGGAAGAGACGATCGAGGGATTGGGTGGAGGAGAATCCATGATCTCTTCTTCGACCCCCATTGCGGGGATAGGACTCCTTGAAAAATATCCTCGGGGTCCTGTGTTATTGCAGTCCGATAGTCCGCATCATCGTATTCGCACAGGCTGCGCGGGGCCCGTTCACCCTACCCCGAAGAAGTATTCTTCGGGGAGAACCGATGTCTGGCGCACTCCGCTCCCTCACAAATTCTCCCTGATCAGCTCCCGTACCGTCTCGGTTGCT
Above is a genomic segment from Methanomicrobiales archaeon containing:
- a CDS encoding PAS domain S-box protein, with amino-acid sequence MLLHQDRIDTIKGILKRNSKGLTISELSQKVNLNRNSLAKYLEILLVSGQVEMESFGTAKVYYLSRRVPLSALLKFSTDLIVMLDGDLKVVQANDNFLSFFSLAREAILGEDYSKLPLLSDLPLQTLARDPNAEGEIVREICIPRGGEEVFFRAKMVPTVFDDGSKGVTLIAENITLRKQYEEQLKASEARYRAIVEDQTELICRRLPDGTITFVNDAYCRYFGMSAENLVGHKFFPGMPLTDLAHRTEAHRKMCPAEPVVTYEVRHPRPGGEVRWLQWTDRALYGEGGILLEIQSVGRDVTERRQAEQELRIMETAIASSIDGIAIFSPDAALTYANRAFLDISGYASVSDIAGKHFREIYSHDPGLVERLREIEQVVEREGKWVGSIDTIDAEGRPMNLHLSVTRVQDRENRTLCYLASVVDVTEQKHMEDALRSTYEKLQESIEFMSDPTFIVDREKRVVAWNHAMESLTGIEREKILGRTDYQAAFQIFEGSRPILVDLLDLPSEEIARSYPDVRRFGESIFVEAFVPSLHHGRGAYIWGKASRLTDSNGNYIGAIESIRDISDWKRAEESLRQVYESSRSALPR
- a CDS encoding Hsp20/alpha crystallin family protein, producing the protein MAWRRREPFESVWREFEAMMADMERRFQELSSAGPRMLPSPRWGGFPAWRGPEFQVDVREHENEVLVVADLPGVEKEGISIRLMDPQTLLIETERRGERDEEREGYFLRERSFGSMSRMVTLPSPVTEQGASASFKNGVLEVRLQKRAEAQGKRISID
- a CDS encoding DNA-directed RNA polymerase, yielding MESRRSFGGPRSFGPREMHKVICSDCGAECEVPFKPTEGRPVYCRECLPKHRKPRF